CAGTGAAGCGCTTGACTCCGCCATATGTAATAGCTGAAATTGGGGTTAATCATGAGGGCTCAATTGAAAAAGCCATAAAAATGATTGATGACGCCAAAAAAGGGGGCGCAAATGCAGTAAAGTTTCAGAGTTATAAGGCGCAAACACTAGCATCAAAAAATTCACCGGCATACTGGGATACTACTAAAGAGCCAACGCTCAGCCAGTTTGAGCTATTTAAAAAGTATGATTCATTCGGGCAAGAAGAGTACATTAAATTATCGGAATACTGCAATAAATTAAATATTGATTTCTTATGTACGCCATTTGATGATGAGTCTATAGAATTTTTAGACCCATTGATGCCTTTCTATAAGATTGCTTCCGCTGATATTACAAATATCCCCTTTCTCAGAAAAGTTGCCCAAAAAAAGAAGCCAGTTGTTCTCTCGACTGGTGCTGCAACATTAGCTGAAATTCAAATTGCAGTATTAGAGCTTCAAAAAAAAGGCGCAACGAGTATATGCTTAATGCACTGTATTCTAAACTATCCAACAGTCGACGATAATGCGAACTTGTCGATGATAGGCGAGCTAAAAAATCTATATCCAGATTTTATTATTGGTTACTCTGATCATACCTTGCCGGATCCGGGAATGTTGCCGCTAATTACTGCATTTCTTCTTGGAGCTAGAGTTATTGAAAAGCACTTTACATTTGATAAAAAGCTACCTGGAAACGATCATTATCATGCGATGGACTGGTCTGATTTATCCATTTTTACAGGTGCTGTTGCAAAAATATGCACATTAGCGGGTGAAGAGGTGACAAAAAAGCCGATTGAAAGTGAAGAGATTGCAAGAAAAAATGCAAGAAGAAGTTTAGTTGCAAAAAAAGATTTGAGAGTGGGTGAAAT
The genomic region above belongs to Polynucleobacter sp. AP-Ainpum-60-G11 and contains:
- a CDS encoding N-acetylneuraminate synthase family protein, yielding MSSYFYEKNQTAVKRLTPPYVIAEIGVNHEGSIEKAIKMIDDAKKGGANAVKFQSYKAQTLASKNSPAYWDTTKEPTLSQFELFKKYDSFGQEEYIKLSEYCNKLNIDFLCTPFDDESIEFLDPLMPFYKIASADITNIPFLRKVAQKKKPVVLSTGAATLAEIQIAVLELQKKGATSICLMHCILNYPTVDDNANLSMIGELKNLYPDFIIGYSDHTLPDPGMLPLITAFLLGARVIEKHFTFDKKLPGNDHYHAMDWSDLSIFTGAVAKICTLAGEEVTKKPIESEEIARKNARRSLVAKKDLRVGEIFSEENLTYKRPGTGISPIHWDLIIGKTAARNIESDHILNWDDIEGV